The Flavobacterium sp. CBA20B-1 genome includes the window AATAGTAAAATTATGGGAATTAATAAAGTATAAATATAAAACATATTTTTTTTTTAATCTACAATTATTTTAAATCATCTCCATTGAGATATTTTAAAATATTCGATGTTACTTCGTTCCATGATTTAGCTTGTTGTTCTCTTGAATAGGTTTCGGGAGCTAACCCCATATCTACTTCAGAGCAACTATTAATAGTAAATCTAATATCTCCATCATTATTATAAAGCCTAAAGGTAATTACACCTTTCTCCATATGTCCTTCCATTGTGACAAAAGTTGCAGACATATAATTATTCGACTCCTCCATACCTGCAACCTTCACATATCCATTATTAAATGGCCCCCGCTGCCGCACGAATCCTTTCGTGTGGTCATTCTTTAAAAACCAAACATTCTGAAAACAACAATATCATCAAGCAGACCTTTTTCATCAAAATAATCTACCGCACTACTGTATCGGGAAAGCTTACTCAAAGCTTTGCCTCGTGAATCAAGATGATCTTTGTATTGATAAACGTAAAGATACGAATTTGTTCCGTTTGGTTTTACATAACCTTCAGCATGCGAGATAGCCTTATAAAACCCGAAACTATTAAATATGCAACAGCAGTAAAGTGTTTTAATAGTAAAACAGCCTCAATACGTTTGTAAAGAGGCTGTTTGTTTATAGATTACAATTAGTCTAAAATCCAATCTCCTAATCCAAGTGATTCAATTCTAAAAAGATATAAAATCAAAAATAAAACAGATATATAAATTAATAAATACTTTACTTTATAAGATATCTTTTTATCAATTAAAAAGAAAAAAATAGGCAACAAAATTAACGAAATAACTAACAAAAACCAGCTTAATATATATATAAAATAGATAAATTCAAAATTTTTAGGATCTGGACTACCATATGTAGGAAATCTACCTACAGAAAAGTAAGCTCTAAAAAAAAGAATTAAAAAAAGAACTAAATTGATTGTTGGTGCAAACGCAAAAATTTTAAAATATAACTGTATTCTTTTCATAATTATTAATATTAATGGATAAGCGTATTAAAAAGATTGTCCCAACCATAATCACCTGATTTATGCAAGCTCTTTAAAAAACTATGATTAATTTGTTGATAATCGGACTTATTTAGTGTTTTGTACATTAAATCTTGTATAATTGATTTTCTATAAGAAACTCCTTTATCTGTTGCAACTGGAGACATAAAATCAGAAACTTTAACAATAATTCCTAATTCTTTTGATGCAAATCCATCAATTCTTCCAACATAAATCTGACCTGGTTTAATCAAAATAGCTTCATTACTATTTTCAGGCTTAATGTAGTAATCATATGAACTCAAATTTTCAAAATAAAAATATGGTCCCACAAAAGCCACTCCTCTATTAGAAGAAACTTCATTTACATTTTTAACATTTTTTTTGTTTCCACCACCATTACCGTTTCCACCGCCATCACCATTTCCATCACCACCACCATTTGTTTCGTCCGGTGATAAAACGAATGCTAACATCGTTCGTACAATATCAGCAGCATTTTTATCATAGTACGTATCTACAATCTGGCCATCTTCTAATGTATAAGAGGTTACACCATCACCTGACATATTCCATAAACTATTGATAAGTGTAGTAGCATCCGCTCCACTCGGGTCGCTCCAATACACTGGGTTATTATCAAACGCACTATATGGTGAATAGTCGTGATGCACAACAGGATCTTGAACTAACCAACGCCCGATAGCGGGATCTAACTGACGAAGATCCATTTCATAAATGTTTAGTCCAAAACTGTCTTCGTACTCTTTACCGTTTAACTTATAAGCTTCTGCTTCTTCACTGCGACAACTATTGGCAATATCGTTATACCCTTGGTGCTGTAACCCAAACACCAACAATTATCTCTTTTCAAAACCGCCTCAATACGTTTGTAAAGAGGCTGTTGTTTTTAATTACCGCTGTACTCAATTGTCCAATTTAAACTATCTAAATCGTCGATATCTAAAGTGTATTTTTTGTTATAAATATTACTTGCATGTATACGCTCCCAGCCATATTTATCAACACTATCTTTTACTATAACATAAAAATGTAATTTTTTATCTTTTGCAGAATTGATATACCTTTTCCATTCTCTTGGGCGTCTTGATATCTCAGTAATGCTGTCTTTAATAATCTCACCACTCATAAATAACCCTGTTATATCAATAGAAGATAGTTCTTCACCTTTTTTTAATCGTTGCTTAATTCTATATTTTTCAATATTAAACATTTGGTCTTCTATTGTCATACTATAATAGACAGAGTTCATTGAATTATTTTCAAATATAATTTGTCTATTATCATATCCTTCACATTTAATCATTAATAATGTAATTAAAAGTAAACTTAGAGCATTGACTGTATATATTAGTTTTTTCATGGTTTATAATCTGGATGTTTTATAAATAAATTTAATAATGAATTTAAGTGTTGTTCATTAACATATTTAGGATTGACTTTATTGTCCTCTAAAAATGGTTCAGGTCTACCAAAAAAATAGTATGCAAGAGTACTACCCTGTATTTCACTCCAATGTTTTTGATGACCTTCATAATCAGTTTGCCAATAATCAACCATACTCGCTATTGCAACAAATATATATTGAAACTCACCTCCGTATTTTGCTTGTAAATAGTGTCCGTATTCATGCATTAAAAGATATCCATCATCTGTATATAATGTTCCACTCCTTCTAAACCTGTCCCAAGTACCTCTATAAATATTAAGCGCACCTAATGCATATGATGCAGCACCATAGTTTGTATCCATTATATTAACAGGCACTCCAAAAAAAGTATAAGTTCCATTATGAAAACCTATACCTTGAGGGTTAGCTCCTTTATTCTTTCCTTGACCACCATTACCATTTCCATCTCCACCACCTCCATTTGTTTCGTCCGGTGATAAAACGAATGCTAACATCGTTCGTACAATATCAGCAGCATTTTTATCATAGTACGTATCTACAACCTGTCCATCTTCTAATGTATAAGAAGTTAATCCGTTGCCTGACTTATCCCATAAACTATTGATAAGTGTAGTAGCATCCGCTCCACTCGGATCACTCCAATACACTGGGTTATTATCAAACGCACTATATGGTGAATAATCGTGGTGTTTTACCGGATCCATTACCATCCAACGCCCGATACCGGGATCTAACTGACGTAGATCCATTTCGTAAATGTTCAGCCCAAAAGCGTCCTCATACTCTTTACCGTTGTACTTATAAGCTTCTGCTTCTTCGCTGCGACAACTATTGGCAATATTGTTATACCCTTGGTGCTGTAACCCAAACGGGTAATAATTATTATCTTCCAGTATCTCTGTTGCAGGATTAATTGTTCCGTTACCGTCGCAATCTGCATAGCTTAACCTTACACTCACTGTGTTCAGGTCTCTTCGACGAAAACTTTCTCAAAGCTTTGCCTCGTGAATCAAAATGATCTTTGTATTTATAAACGTAAAGATACGAATTTGTTCCATTTGGTTTTACATAACCTTCTGCATGTGGAAAATTTCAATATTTTGTAAAACAGCCTCAATACGTTTGTAAAGAAGCTGTTGCAATTAATTCATTCTAACAATATATACCTTTTCTTGTCATATCTGTAGAATTTATTTCCTGTTTTGTTAATAATTTCTTCTATATTCAGTCGCGTATATTTAGCTAATTCAAGTTCATTTAAGACACTTCCGATTACATCGCAACTTTTATCTTCACTTATAATATATGGAATATAGTAATTATTGAATGTATATTCTATGAATAAACCCCATTTTCCATTATATTTTTGTCTTATAAGTTCCGCAATATAAATAGAAACATATTCTTTTACATTATTATTATTTTTACGCTTATTTAATCTTTCATTGATCAATTTTGAAACTTTACATAAGTATTCAGAGTTATTATCAAATACTAATTCAGTATTCAATACTTCTGATAATCTATCACGGTATAAATGAATATTAGAATTTATTTTTTCTATATTGCCTTTCTCTTTTTCCCAAAATGTTCCAATACCTTTTACAGGATATTTTTTTGAAGCTATCATTTCTTCCATAGATTTAACATCTAAAAAAAATATTCCTTCATCACCTCCTAAAATGGGAGGAGCCATAAGTGCGGTGCCATCTTTAAAAATTGTTACAAAACAAGAATTATAATTATTTATATATGTACTAGTAACTAATGAATGTTTTTCTCTCAAAATATTATTTATTTTTTCGCGAGAAATCACTTGATATGACAATCCTTGTGCGCTCATATTAATCTGAATAAAAAATAGTAAAAAAATTAAAAAAAATTTCATGTTGTATTATTTTAATGGTACTGGTGGTGTAGTATAATTAAATGGAATTGTTACGCCATTTTGGCTAGAAAGTTGAAACTGGATCATCATTTGTGAACCATTCATCATATACTGTGCTGTATATTGATATAGAATAATATTATTTGATGCTGCCAATGCATTTACACTTGTTGGAATAGAAACTCCCGTTGTCGTAACTAACGTTAATGATGCTGCGCTCGCTTTCGAATAGCCCCAACTTCTATAGGCTGCTGGTACAAACGATGCTAAATTAGTTATATGACCTTTTATTTGACTACTACTTGTCGAATTATATATTGTTCCATTCATTGCCTTTACTTCAAACCAAGCTGCATTTGGCACAACTATATCACTTAGAAACCATCTTTTTATTATTCCATCAGAAACTCCATCAGGAACAGTTGTTCTACTTCCGCCTTTCATTTTATTTTTATTAGCTCTATAATTATCTATAGCTCCAATTAATTGATATGAACTATGCCAAGCATTTTCGAATAAAGCACCTGTAAACTGTTCCAGCATTCCTCCTGAGCAATTACACAGTTTCTGTGCATAATTTCTCAAAGTTGATTTATCTAGTTTTTGCCATCCACCACCACCATTACCGTTTCCACCGCCATCACCATTTCCATCACCACCACCACCATTAGTTTCATCCGGTGATAAAACGAATGCTAACATCGTTCGTACAATATCAGCAGCATTTTTATCATAGTACGTATCTACAATCTGTCCATCTTCTAATGTATAAGAAGTTAATCCGTTGCCTGACTTATCCCATAAACTATTGATAAGTGTAGTAGCATCCGCTCCACTCGGGTCGCTCCAATACACTGGGTTATTATCAAACGCACTATATGGTGAATAATCGTGGTGTGTTACCGGATCCATTACCATCCAACGTCCAATATCTGGCATATAAAACCTTGCTCCATACTCATAAACATTCACTCCTAAATCTTCATTAAGTTCCTTGCCATTATACTTATACTTCTCTGCTGATTCACTGCGGTTACTGTTTACAACTTCGTTATAACCTTTGTGCTTTAACCCAAACGGGTAATAATTATTATCTTCCAGTATCTCTGTTGCAGGATTAATTGTTCCGTTACCGTCGCAATCTGCATAGCTTAACCTTACACTCACTACGTTCGGGTATCTTTCACAAAAGCTTTCTCAAAGCTTTGTCTCGTGAATCCAAATGGTCTTAGTAAATATAGTGATAAACATAATTACCAGCATTGTTTTTAACATATCCCTCTGCATGCGGAAAGATTTGTAACGTTTTTTATAAAACAGCCTCAATACGTTTGTAAAGAGGCTGTTTGGTTTTTATTACTTACCACACGAAAGATTCGTGCGGCAGCGTGGGAATCAAGATGATCTTTGTATTGATAAACGTAAAGATACGAATTTGTTCCGTTTGGTTTTACATAACCTTCAGCATGCGAGATAGCCTTATAAAACCCGAAACTATTAAATGTGCAACAGCAGTAAAGTGTTTTAATAGTAAAACAGCCTCAATACGTTTGTAAAGAGGCTGTTTGGTTTTTATTACTTACCACACGAAAGATTCGTGCGGCAGCGTGGGGACACATTCCTCGCATATTCATTTTAGCTTTACTTAAAACGAATAAGATTTTTACCTAATTGAAGTTCATAATCAATATTTTATAATATTAAAAAATTGACGTAACTATTTGATTTCCACAGGACACCTGACACATTTTGGGACACCTAGTTTTTAAAAACTCTTCAACCGAACTTTACACCTTTTACTTTTAAACTACCTTAGTATTTTCTGTAATAAAAGTTGACATACCCAGTAAAACTGTTTTAAACAACAAAAAAGCCTCACATTCCTGTAAGGCTTTTTGTATATTGCTCCCCCTCTTGGGCTCGAACCAAGGACCCTCTGATTAACAGTCAGATGCTCTAACCAACTGAGCTAAGGAGGAAACTTAAATTTTAAGTTTCTATTTTGCAATAAAAAGAAGTGTTGCTTTTTGCAACTTTGCTCCCCCTCTTGGGCTCGAACCAAGGACCCTCTGATTAACAGTCAGATGCTCTAACCAACTGAGCTAAGGAGGAAGGTGTGTTACCTTTATTGCGTTGCAAATATAGAACGATTTTTCGTTTCTACAAACATCTTTTTAAAAAAAATAGTATTTTTTTTACTTGCTTGTTATGGCTTTAAAAATGTCGTTTCCGTTTGCAAACAACAGCAAAGCAATAAGTATAACAAAACCAACTGTTTGTGCATATTCTAGGAATTTATCGCTTGGTTTTCTGCCCGAAATCATTTCGTATAATAAAAACAATACATGCCCACCATCTAATGCCGGAATTGGCAATAAATTCATTACACCTAGCATTATGGAAAGAAATGCGGTGATGCTCCAGAAGTATTCCCAACTCCATGTGTTTGGAAAAACATCATAAATTGCTTTAAAACCTCCTACTCCTTTATAAGCACCGGTATCAGGGTTCACAATCATTTTTAACTGCTTACCGTAACTTACTAATTTGTCTTTTCCTTTTTCTAAACCTATGGGAATTGATTCCAATAAACTGTAATGATCTGTATTTAATTTATAAAGCCCCAATTTTTCAGCATTTTCTAAACTAATCATTGGTGCATAGGCAATGTTTAGTTCACTGTTTGCGTTCACTTTCAACTGAATGGTTTCAGGTTTTTCGTTTCTTAATATTGTTGCTGGAATTGTTTGGTTTTTATACTTACTTAAAATGGGCTTTACTTGATCGGCAAATTTTATTTCTTCGCCATTAATACTTGTTATGAAATCTTTTGGTTTTAAAACCGCTTCATTTATAGAACCCTCTTCAACTGCTGACACAATAAAAGGAACCCTTGGCAATACAAAGCCTTTTTCTTGTTCAGATTTATTTTTTATCATTTGGTTGATAAAATCAACTGGCAGCACAATTTCTTTTTCTTGCCCGTTTCGTTCTACTAGGATTTTCTTTGCTGTGGTTAACTTTTCATTTACTTCGTTAAAACGGTCAAATCGCTCTCCATCAATAGAAATGATTTTGTCTCCAGAAACCATTCCTGCCTTTAATAATGGATTTGAAACTACCCATACGCCATCTTTTAAATCCTCATTTGCAATATATTTATCGCCATAGAACCATGTCATTCCAATGTAAATCACAAATGCCAATATAAAGTTTACGGTTACACCACCCAACATGATTATTAAACGTTGCCATGCGGGTTTGGAACGGAATTCCCATGGTTGTGGTTCTTGTTTTAGTTGGTCAGTATCCATGCTTTCGTCAATCATACCTGCAATTTTCACATAACCGCCCAAGGGCAACCAGCCAATTCCATAAACGGTTTCGCCTATTTTCTTTTTGAATAATGAAAATTTCACATCGAAGAACAGGTAGAACTTTTCTACTCGGGTTTTAAATAATTTTGCCGGAATAAAATGTCCCAGCTCATGCAATACAATTAATAATGATAAACTCAATAAAAACTGTGATAACTTAACTAATATGTCCATTAATTATAATACTTTTCTATTTTTTGATGCACAAATGTAAGCTTTTCGCTGTAGTATTTTGCACACATTTGGTTCATTTTAATTTTTTATAATTTTTTTATGATAGGTTTTTTCGGGTGTTTGAATTTCTAATAGATAAGTACCGCTTGCCAATTGCTCGGACGGATAGGGATTGCTGATGTTTTTTGCTACCAATTTTCCGTTTATCGAATAAATATTCATCGATAAAACCGTTATATCTTCGGGAATGGCTACTTCAAATGATGTTTTTGATGGATTGGGATACACTATTATTTCAGTTGGCTGTGGGGTTTCGGCAGTAGTTAACCGCACGGTATTGTCTTTTGAAACAATATCATTGAACGGATTGAATGTAACCAAATCAATCATGCCTACGCCGGTATCTACAATAAACTGTTGGTTGTTTTGTGTGTGTTGCAGCACTACTGTTTCGGTTGCGCCATTGTTGCCTGTGAATTGCAGGGTTACGGGCATTTCATAAAAAGGAACGCTTGCATGTGATGTGGTTTGGTTTAATGTGATCTTGGTTTGTGTAGTTGATAATCGTTCGGCATCTATTTGATACGAAGGATAGCCCTGACCATAAATCCAATCGTTAAAAAACTCCGTAAGATCTTTGCCTGAAACCGCCTCTAGATGTTGTTGCACTTGGGTGGTAACCGCATAATTATAGGCAATTGCAGGATCGTTCAAGAAATTGCGCATTCCTTGATAAAAATCTTCATCGCCCAACACATAGCGCAACATGTGAACCACCATAGATCCTTTATTGTAGGTTAAACGGCTGCTGAAAATTCGGTTGGCATCTAAAGCTTGGTTGTTGGTTAAATACACATTTCCTTCGGGAGATGATGTGATACTGTTTATTTTATTGCCTTTCCAATTGGTGAATGCGTTGGAACCGTCTAGTTCTTCTACAACCAAACCTGCCATGTATTCTGCAAAACCTTCGTTGATCCAAATATCATTCCAACTGCCACACGTTACTTTGTTTCCAAACCAATGGTGGGCCAATTCGTGGGCAATTAATCCACGCGAAAATCCCCCCATAAAAGAAACAGTGGTGTGTTCCATTCCTCCGCCCCAACTAAACTCTGCATGACCGTATTTTTCCGTATGAAAAGGGTATGTTCCGAACAACCGCTCAAACAAATTCATAATAGGAATTGTAACTGCCAATTGGCTCACACTTGTTGAATAATTCTCTGGATACAAGTAGTTTACCACCGGAAACGTATTGGGTGCTGTGCCTGCAGATTGATTATAAATTTGATAATCGGTTACTGCGATTGCCACCAAATAGGCCGGAATGGGGTAATTGTGTTTAAAATGCGTGGTTTTGGTGCCGTTGGTATTGCTAACTTGCGACTGCTCTACCCCGTTTGTCACTGCTACCATGGCTTCTGGAGCGGTGATATACACATCAATTGAATCTACTTTATCGTTTAGTGATTGTTTGCAAGGCCACCAGTCTTTTGCACCAAAAGGTTCAGAAAGCGTCCAAATAATGGGTGTGTTGTTGTGGTAGCTCTGCGTGAAAGCTTCGTTGTTAGTTGGCGGTACACCTTCGTAAGTTATTTTTACTTCTCCTTGTGTGCCAGCCGCAACGGTTTGTGGCAATTGAATCACCAATTCATTGTTTGCTTGGCTAAAAGCAGCTGTTTGCGTGCCTTGCGTTACCGCACTCACCGTAAGCGCATGGCTTAAATCGAACACAATGGTTTGTAAATTTTGGTTTGCCACAAACTGGGTGGTTACCGTTCCACTAATGTAGTATTGTGTGGGATCTACAGTAAATGCTAATGTATGATGTTTTACATCGTAGTTAAACGTATTGGGATTTTGTTTGAAAGCCAAACGTTTTTCTGCTGCTTGTTTTTCATACAAACGGTATTCGTCTTGCGTATTTGCTGCTATTTGAGCCACCGCAGACATGGTAAACAAACCAAATGCCAAAACAAAAAATGCTCTTTTCATAAAGATACTAATTTGCGTAAAAATACTATTATTTATTTGAAGTTAAACCGTTGATTAATTGTTTAACTCTTTATGCATTTAATTCTTTAATCGTTTATTTGGATATAACTAAAAAAGCGACTCATAACTGAATCGCTTTTATTACTAACTTAATCCGTTTGCTGACCAAACCTTTATGCATTTAAGCAAAACTTCTTTGTCGTAAACAGCCCTAAAATTATCTAAACCATATTTATCAATAAATTCAAACATTAATTTGTTTAATTCGTTATCTTTTTTCCTAATATCTTTATTTTCTTTTGATACTTTTGTGTAAAGCACTTTAGCTTCTTCAACTGTATTAAATTTTGTTAATGATAAATTATTAGTTATCCATTTATCAAAATCAACATAAAGTCCAGGTTCAAATTCTTTAGGAAGTTTTTCTATCAACTCATTACTTTCTTTTTTAAAAGTTATGTATGTACCTGAAGTGTAAAAGTCAATAGATTCTTTACAAAATTCTTTAAATTTGTCGTCTTTCAAAATAGGCTGCTCACCATTTTGAGAGTAAATAGCTACCGACGTTAGCATAAAAACTACTATTAAAACATATTTTTTCATTTTATATTATTTTTAAATTCCCATACAATCTCTGTATTTTGCAGCACATCTGCTTATTCTTCTCTCGTAATATAAATCTGCAACTTGAACATAAACATTTCCGCCTTCTTTCATCAATAATGCTTTTGATAAGTCTTCTATATAGTAACCAAAAGCCCGATCTTCACAGTCTGTTAATTGTTTATCACAATCATCACTTGTTGTTATATTATTATTTCCTAACCATTTTACAAAATAGGGAAGTAAAATTGATGAATCTTTTATTTTTATAAAATTAAATAATTCGGAATGATTATTTAATCTTATTTGGGTATAATTTTTCATAGCATTCCATTGGGCTTTTGCTACTTCTACACTTCCAAATTCAGTTTGCTCAATATTTGAATCTATCCAAGAAAAAAACTCTTGTTCTGTTGTAAAATTAAATTCTGTAACATCAATTTTTAAATTAACAACAAACTGATTTACAAGAATTTGATATTCGGTAAATTCAGCTGAATTCACATAATTGTAAAACAATTGGTCGATTTCGTTAGAGATTTGAACATTTGTTCTTTCTTGAGTTGAATTTACCTGCTCTGTTTGTTTATCCGAGTTGATACTTTCCGCATCATTGTCGCAACTCATCACGAAAATTGAAGCGATACATAGTAAAAAAAGTTTTTTCATAATTTTCTATTTTTTTAAATTTATTTTTTTGCTTCACACAATTTATAAGTATCCTTACATCCTTTCATATCGCTTTTATATTTATCTTCGGCTACAGTTGCCGCCGCATCTTTCTCTTCTGGTGATGCATCAGATAATTTCAAAGTTTTAATTGCTGTAGTATATGAATTATGCGCTGTAGTTTTACAACTTTTATAATCTTTTGCACAATCAGTTTCGGAATTTGTGGTATTTTCATTCAAAAACCATTTATCAAAACGAGCGGTTACTTCAAGAACTGGTGCATTTTCTATATATAAATAAAGTTCTCTAAACTCATTATATTTAGCCCTTTTTAAATTAAGCAAACTATTTAATTCACTAAGCGCCATTTCAGAGTTTTGAAATTGTGTTAATGAAATATTCTGATTAATCCATAATATCAATTCTCCTTTAGTTTCAATGTCAGAATAATCACCTGAATAATTTAGCTTTTCAAAAAACTCATCATGAGCAACATTTGAGTTAATAAATTCATCGGAATTTATATAATTGTAAAACAATTGATCAATATCATCATCTATTGTTGGTATCCCAGGTCGAGACTGAACATTGGATGATTCGTTAACATTTAATGATTCATTCTTAATATCAGAATCATTAGAACAAGATAGCACAAAAGCTATGCTACAAAACATTAAAATCTTCTTCATATTAAATTAAATTCTTTTTTAAATTTTACTATCCCTAAAATTAATAATTATATATATATATATATTTAACTTTTCTTTAACATTCACTAAAAAGACAACATTTCTTTTTAAATTATATACCTTTAAAATAGAACATCTTTCAATCCATAATAATTAACTACACCATTCCAATTTCCCAAAGAATTTATGTAAATTTGCCTTTTAACAATTTTTTTACTTATGTTACAGATAGCTTATATTAGAGAAAATCAGGAGAAAGTGGTGAAAGCCCTTGCAAAAAGAAATCTTGATGCTGCTGAAATGATTCAAAATGCAATCAACCTTGATGAGGAAAGAAGATCTACCCAGGTTGAACTAGACAACATCTTGGCCGAATCGAACAAGCTATCCAAAGAAATTGGCGATTTAATGCGCAATGGCGAAAAATCTAAAGCCGAAATCTTAAAGGAAAAAACCGCACAGCTAAAAGATAAAACTGCCGATTTAAAAGAGCGTTTGCAAACGGTAACAAACGATTTAACCAATCAATTGTACCAAATACCCAACACGCCAACCGATATAGTACCTGAAGGCAAAACACCTGAAGACAACTTAACCGTTTTTGAACAAGGCGAAATTCCGGTTTTGGCAGAAGGAGCTTTACCGCATTGGGAATTGGCAAAAAAATACGACATCATAGATTTTGAATTGGGTGCAAAAATTACAGGTGCAGGTTTTCCGGTTTACAAAGGAAAAGGTGCCAAATTGCAACGCGCCTTAATCAGTTATTTTTTAGATAAAAATACCGAAGCAGGTTACAACGAAGTGCAAGTGCCGCATTTAATTAACGAGGCGTCTGGTTTTGGAACGGGGCAATTGCCCGATAAAGAAGGACAAATGTATCATGCCGTTGCCGACGATTTGTATTTGATTCCAACTGCCGAAGTGCCTGTTACAAACCTTTACCGCGATGTGATTTTAAACGAAAACGAATTGCCTATTTGCAACACGGCATACACGCCTTGTTTCCGCAGAGAAGCCGGAAGTTATGGTGCACACGTGCGTGGATTAAACCGTTTACACCAGTTTGATAAGGTAGAAATTGTGCGTATTGAACATCCTGAAAAATCGTATGAAGCGTTAGACGGAATGGTGGAACACGTAAAAGAAATTTTAAACGAATTAAAATTACCATACCGCATTTTGCGTTTGTGCGGGGGCGATATGGGCTTTACATCGGCCTTAACGTATGATTTCGAAGTGTTTTCAACCGCACAAGATCGTTGGTTGGAAATTTCATCGGTATCAAATTTTGAAACCTTTCAGGCGAACCGTTTAAAATTGCGCTTTAAAGGCAAAGACGGAAAAACACAGTTGGCACACACTCTAAACGGTTCATCGCTGGCATTACCACGTGTTTTGGCAGGAATTTTAGAGAATTACCAAACACCCGAAGG containing:
- a CDS encoding RHS repeat-associated core domain-containing protein; translation: MFGLQHQGYNDIANSCRSEEAEAYKLNGKEYEDSFGLNIYEMDLRQLDPAIGRWLVQDPVVHHDYSPYSAFDNNPVYWSDPSGADATTLINSLWNMSGDGVTSYTLEDGQIVDTYYDKNAADIVRTMLAFVLSPDETNGGGDGNGDGGGNGNGGGNKKNVKNVNEVSSNRGVAFVGPYFYFENLSSYDYYIKPENSNEAILIKPGQIYVGRIDGFASKELGIIVKVSDFMSPVATDKGVSYRKSIIQDLMYKTLNKSDYQQINHSFLKSLHKSGDYGWDNLFNTLIH
- a CDS encoding RHS repeat-associated core domain-containing protein, which codes for MSVRLSYADCDGNGTINPATEILEDNNYYPFGLQHQGYNNIANSCRSEEAEAYKYNGKEYEDAFGLNIYEMDLRQLDPGIGRWMVMDPVKHHDYSPYSAFDNNPVYWSDPSGADATTLINSLWDKSGNGLTSYTLEDGQVVDTYYDKNAADIVRTMLAFVLSPDETNGGGGDGNGNGGQGKNKGANPQGIGFHNGTYTFFGVPVNIMDTNYGAASYALGALNIYRGTWDRFRRSGTLYTDDGYLLMHEYGHYLQAKYGGEFQYIFVAIASMVDYWQTDYEGHQKHWSEIQGSTLAYYFFGRPEPFLEDNKVNPKYVNEQHLNSLLNLFIKHPDYKP
- a CDS encoding RHS repeat-associated core domain-containing protein is translated as MSVRLSYADCDGNGTINPATEILEDNNYYPFGLKHKGYNEVVNSNRSESAEKYKYNGKELNEDLGVNVYEYGARFYMPDIGRWMVMDPVTHHDYSPYSAFDNNPVYWSDPSGADATTLINSLWDKSGNGLTSYTLEDGQIVDTYYDKNAADIVRTMLAFVLSPDETNGGGGDGNGDGGGNGNGGGGWQKLDKSTLRNYAQKLCNCSGGMLEQFTGALFENAWHSSYQLIGAIDNYRANKNKMKGGSRTTVPDGVSDGIIKRWFLSDIVVPNAAWFEVKAMNGTIYNSTSSSQIKGHITNLASFVPAAYRSWGYSKASAASLTLVTTTGVSIPTSVNALAASNNIILYQYTAQYMMNGSQMMIQFQLSSQNGVTIPFNYTTPPVPLK
- the rseP gene encoding RIP metalloprotease RseP; translated protein: MDILVKLSQFLLSLSLLIVLHELGHFIPAKLFKTRVEKFYLFFDVKFSLFKKKIGETVYGIGWLPLGGYVKIAGMIDESMDTDQLKQEPQPWEFRSKPAWQRLIIMLGGVTVNFILAFVIYIGMTWFYGDKYIANEDLKDGVWVVSNPLLKAGMVSGDKIISIDGERFDRFNEVNEKLTTAKKILVERNGQEKEIVLPVDFINQMIKNKSEQEKGFVLPRVPFIVSAVEEGSINEAVLKPKDFITSINGEEIKFADQVKPILSKYKNQTIPATILRNEKPETIQLKVNANSELNIAYAPMISLENAEKLGLYKLNTDHYSLLESIPIGLEKGKDKLVSYGKQLKMIVNPDTGAYKGVGGFKAIYDVFPNTWSWEYFWSITAFLSIMLGVMNLLPIPALDGGHVLFLLYEMISGRKPSDKFLEYAQTVGFVILIALLLFANGNDIFKAITSK
- a CDS encoding M1 family aminopeptidase, whose product is MKRAFFVLAFGLFTMSAVAQIAANTQDEYRLYEKQAAEKRLAFKQNPNTFNYDVKHHTLAFTVDPTQYYISGTVTTQFVANQNLQTIVFDLSHALTVSAVTQGTQTAAFSQANNELVIQLPQTVAAGTQGEVKITYEGVPPTNNEAFTQSYHNNTPIIWTLSEPFGAKDWWPCKQSLNDKVDSIDVYITAPEAMVAVTNGVEQSQVSNTNGTKTTHFKHNYPIPAYLVAIAVTDYQIYNQSAGTAPNTFPVVNYLYPENYSTSVSQLAVTIPIMNLFERLFGTYPFHTEKYGHAEFSWGGGMEHTTVSFMGGFSRGLIAHELAHHWFGNKVTCGSWNDIWINEGFAEYMAGLVVEELDGSNAFTNWKGNKINSITSSPEGNVYLTNNQALDANRIFSSRLTYNKGSMVVHMLRYVLGDEDFYQGMRNFLNDPAIAYNYAVTTQVQQHLEAVSGKDLTEFFNDWIYGQGYPSYQIDAERLSTTQTKITLNQTTSHASVPFYEMPVTLQFTGNNGATETVVLQHTQNNQQFIVDTGVGMIDLVTFNPFNDIVSKDNTVRLTTAETPQPTEIIVYPNPSKTSFEVAIPEDITVLSMNIYSINGKLVAKNISNPYPSEQLASGTYLLEIQTPEKTYHKKIIKN